The following nucleotide sequence is from Juglans microcarpa x Juglans regia isolate MS1-56 chromosome 6D, Jm3101_v1.0, whole genome shotgun sequence.
GTTCTGGGAGTTAAACCTCACACCAAAAGGCTTTGATTGAGGATGTGAGCCTGCTTTGCGGCCAAGGGAGACATTTGTTCCAATTGAAAAGGTAGCTGCTGACGTTGCTGCCATTTCAAACTGTGTAAAACAACAAGAGTATAAGGGCCTTATCCATTGACAATATGCAAGAGCACTTAATAATCAATCGAGCTTCATAAATATTATCCATTTTGCTTTCAAACTGATCTAATCTAAAAACTTAAGCTGCAGTACTTCCTACTTGGTTGAAATACATtaaaatcttcaaattaaaaaatgaaagaaatttatataaaaaaataaactaaaccgAATGAGCATGTAATTCTGTTTCCACAAATTCTTTCAACCAGCATTATTCCAATGTTGAGCATGTAAGTGTAGTCAATCAAAATTACTGATCTTAAACAGAAACTCCACAGACGATGTACTTTAAGTTCACTGAGAAGAGTTTAGAAAATGATAGCTTCTGCTTTCTCAAGAACATTAACTTCACAAGAAATCTATATGACCTGTTATACACTTTCAAATAGACTTATtcttcaaataaagaaaaatatataaatcccTGCTATGAGCCTACGAGAGACTTAGGAAGTTAGGTTCAATTCTGAATTTCATTACATAGAAAATCTACCAAGCATTATGCTATCAATATGAACCTATAAGTATCGGATTtcataaattcacaaaaaacaGTGAATTGGAAAAAATTATACGGAACTCACAGTCAACGCTGAAATTCTTGTTGCAAAAGCTTCAAAATTTGGAAGGAAAACCTATCCTAGAATAGTGTTGCTTCAAAAGGATTGCAAACCACACAATAACGTCAATACTTCCTAATACGATAAGGCAAGAAACCCATcgcattttttgtttttcttttgttgtcaTTATCTTGCATATTGATAAgctaaaagattaaaaataattgtaaatctTGCATTCAGAAACAAGAGACTGACTCGAGAACGTAAACCAAAAAATTTGCCGCAACTAGCATCCCCAGATCCTGAGATTCTCAGATTCAAACAAACCCACATATACGCCATACAAATAACAAGCTCGAGATCTTACAGATGATAATTAGCAAATGAATAAAcagaaaaccaaaataaatcagACAATAAATCTTAGGGAAACGAAAATGGAAGAGGAAAGTGAAAGAGTAGCAAGGGAGGGATAGAGAACCTGGAGATGAGGAACGGATGCCAAAGGAAGAAATTAAATGAGAGGATGTTTGGGGGTAGGAGACGGAGACGCTACGAGCTTCGTAATTTATAAGGGTTTTAGTTCGGGAAGTCCGTCCCTTGGCTTTTGAGGAATCACTGCCTTTTGACAACGCTAAAATCTTCAAACCGAATATCCATTCTTGGCTTGTAataagattatttatttatttatttatttataagtatgtaataagattttttatatttttttttaaaaaaaatatattcatattctactttctcatcatttcatgatatggcattagataataaatttacaaataaaatataataaataatctccaatcatctaatgttACATTATGAAATGATGAGAACTGAAATGatgcattactttttttttttaaattaaatatgttttttaatgacagataaaaaaaattttaaagattgttatattttctttgatcAAATTGTAACCACATATATACATTACAATCAATATAGATGCCGTAAAATTAAGgtggaaatatatataaaatgatataaaaaggGTAATGATAcgctcaaaataattttataactaatttataatttattctattaaaaataattttaatttgatataattatcctcaattttaaatagaattataaaagaattataaaatagttgttattttatcatctttaaaattaatagaaatcaATTGCAAGGAGTCAATACTGGTAGGTGCGCATGAGAAAAAGTACATGCTTTAATAAACCCATCTTTATACTAACTTttgaaataaagagaaatacaaaaagaaaaaacatatttactatgctctaattttaattttattctattagGATAAGGTGACATATTTAttggtatttaatttttttcaaactaaaaaaataaaaaagtgatccAATAGCAATATAAGTAACATATgttatataataagatgaaaataaaatgagagtgtAATACGACAGAGACGTATtatgatttatatatgttatatggactcgtttggatagtgagatgtgatgagatgagatgagataattttagataagttgaatcaaatattgttagaatattattatttaatattatcttcttttttagatttaaaaaaattgaattatttattatattttgtgtgaaaatttaaaaaatttataataatataatgagatgagatgagatcattttTCTGTCCAAATAAATCCTTAGAGTTTAAGAATATGAGATGTTAGTTTTTGACATCGGATTGTGTACTTTACTCTTCCGTTTCACAAGTAACATTATGTTTGATAAAGAATTTCTTTAGGATTTGTTTGAGAAcacaaatatctcatttcatatcaaaGTTTCATATAacttcattctcaaatatcatttaaacacaaatataaacacttttttaatttttaatttttaactttttgatgtaattattactttttcatataTTAGGTAATGTTTAggtaaaaaagttgaaagttaaaaattaaaaaatatttgtatttatgatgtttagatattgagatgaaatgagataagagtaTCATGTTTGATAAGtcttaattcaaacaattttaaacCAAAAAAGCTCAatcctcaaaatattttaccttGATTTTCctaacaaataaaaactaaaaacacttccataaattaagagaaaaaaatctgatataatttgttttcctcTGAATACTGCCTTCATTACCTTTTCAAACCctaataaaaacatctctaaAAAGGTTTTTCAATCCAAGCATAAAGAAATAGTAGGAAACAATGCCCATGCTACAAAATCCCATCACACAAGTTGCATTTATCCTTCCCTTTTCAAAAGGCTTAGAAGGCAAGtaaggaagaaaataatcaaatttaaaGCTCATAACTTTGTCTTACAAACTAATTACCATCTTTTAAttgagaaaatacaaaataaaaaaaatataaaatagaaaaagaaagaaaaaacaggaGACCACCTAACCTGACCTACCTCTCCCTATCCTTTTTATTCCTCTCACAGATAGTAATGCTACAAATAACACCCACATTCTATCATATAAAATGTAACATTTTATCAcccttaaatcattttttttttaattcaaaggTTAATAGACAATATACACTCATTGTAATAGAATAGATGTGGGATATGAGTGTGGTATGTAAAATTTTCCACCTGGAAATAGAATTTGCAACCTTCCTTGCCCTTGTGGCCGATTTTTGATATCTGAGTAAAAGATGTAGGTAGCAACAcacaaataaattatggttAATAAAAAGGGACAACTAAATCACTGACCAATGCCATTATGCTACCATACTTTTTTCTATTTGGTAGACATGTAGTAGCATTTCAATTTCTAAGGGACCTTGTAAATCGCTAACCAATGCCATTATGCTGCCTTGAGTGTTGCCCAAACCTGGTGGGCAAAATCCAAACTCACGACGAGGCCAAGTGCCTTTTCCGAGAGGGTGCCAATAATCCACCCCCGTAAAAGTCTATTAGACTTGCGCCACTGGAGGTAGGGCTCTATTTGTGTTTTGTTCAAAGTTTATGATCCATTAGGAGGGATCTCAAATTCTAGAGGGGTAGAGTCTGCTTGTAGTAGATGGTGGATTAGATCTTAGCTCTCAGTCAAGGCTAGTATTTGTTCACGTCATAGTGAGTAGTTACTGTTGGAGAGAAGCAGGGTCACAAAATTTCCTACGTTCAAGGTAATGGTGGCCATGGAGGAAAACTCTCTTCACTCACACggtctctgataccataaagacAATGTGCACACAACATATTTGTAAGAAAACCTCAGTAACCGTGAGTATCTGAGAGTCTTCTAGTTGTCTATTTTATAGTAGAGTACAATATTACAATATGTATATTATCGTTAGACACATTAATTTATACATGGAAAGTGTAAATGCAAGGACATGAATATTGAACCAAAAAAGGAATTGTCTAGCCTTTGCATGTGATGGACTTTCCTTTAAAAATTTGGGTAGCTGTTGCATGAGATGATAAGTCTTCTGATTGTGAGGATTCTATAACCGTTGCATGTGCTTCACTTGGTAACTCCTGTGATTATGTGATTTGAGTTGATGATTGTTGACTATTGTTAATATGCCCCGCAAACTATGCCAAGGTACTAGGCCAAGTTTGGTGCAAAGAGGAAAGAGATTTGGGCGCCCAAGTGGTTTGGTAAAGAGATCAGCAAGTTGTAAAGAGGCAGGTACATGACGGGTATGAAGAAGACCAAGAGCAACACGTTCATGAACATAGTGGTAGTCAATCTCAATGTATTTGCTTTGAGCATGAAAAACTAAGTTAATGGTCATGTTAAAGGCACTAAGATTATCACAAAGCAATAAAGGTGGTGCGTGTAGCTTGATGTCGAGGTCACGAAGTAGAAAGGAGATCCAAGTGAGTTCAGTAGTAGTTTGGGCCATAGCTCTATATTCAGCTTCAGTACTTAAGCGAGAGACAATATGTTGCTTCTTTGCAGACCAAGAAATACAATTACTGCCTAGAAAGACACAATAACCGGTCGTGGAGCTTCGGGTGCGAGAGCAACTagcccaatctgcatcagaAAATGCATAAAGATCAAGTGTAAAGTTGGAACTGAAATGAAGTCCAAAATCAACTGTACCTTTCACATATGTAAGGATACGTTTGAccattttaaaatgagtttcaGTAGAAGAGTGCATAAATTGAGacacaaaattaatattgtatGCAAGGTCAGGACGAGTAAGAGTAAGATATTGGAAAGCACCAATAAGGCTGCGATAATGGGCTGGGTCAGAGAAAGGTGTTGTTGACTGAAGGCCTTTGGTCTTAACCATCATAGGAGTGCCTATAGGCTTACAGTCAGTCATTTGAGCTCGATCTAAAATGTCCAGAGCATATTTAGTTTGGGTCAAGGTAAGGCCATTAGTAGTTTGAGCAATCTGAATGCCCAAAAAGTAATGGAGAGGACCCAGATCTTTATGGCAAACTCACTACTAAGagtcaaaataaattcatgtagGAAATCAGTGGAGGAACTAGTGAgtaaaatatcatcaacatataggAGTAACATAAGACAACCATGAGCAGAATGATAAGTAAATAAAGATGAATCAGTAGTGCTGCAATGAAAACCATAAGTGagtaaaaaattgaagaacttatcaaaccatgcacgtggagcttgttttaagccatacaAAGCTTTGTTTAACTTAAAAACACGAGAAGAGTGAGTTGGGTGAACAAAACTTAGAGGTTGATCCATGTAGACGGTTTCATGGAGGTCCTCATGGAGAAAAACATTCTTGACATCCAACTGACGAATGTCGCAATGATTTATCAGAGCAAGCGTTATAACAATCCGGATAGTGCTTGGGCGAATTACTAGAGAGAAAGTTTCATGGTAGTCGATACCATCTATTTGGTGAAATAATTTTGCTACTAAATGAGCTTTCAATCGATCAAGGGTTCCATCTGCATTGAGTTTAGTCTTAAAAatccatttgcaaccaataaCAGCTATAGAGGAATCACGAGGAACAAGAGTCTATGTATTGTTAGCATACAAAGCTTGCAATTAATCAAGCATAGCTTGGGTCCAACCAGGGCGGGTGAGAGTAGAGTGGATGGTTTTGGGCTCTTTTGGTATAGTGAAGAGGTCATAGAGATTGGCATATTTGGGATTGGATTTGTGAAAACCGGCGTGAGAGCAGGTGATCATGGTATGTGTAATGGGTGGAGGTGGGTTTGGGGAAGGTGAAGTAGAGGGCGGTGAAGGAGAAGATGGAAATGGAGAAGGTAGAGAGGGGGGAGTTGGGTATAGTAGCGGATGAGGTGATGGGTGTGGGTAAGGGAATATTTACTTCGGGAAGAGGGGAGGAAGTAGTAGGGGGAGGGTGGACTGAAGGAGGTGTTACCCAGAGATTGAAAATAGACAAGGTTGGGTTAGAGGGTGGGGGTAAATGAAGGTTTCCAGgatttttataaggaaaattaagttcataaaaaaatatgatgagaaATGTAAGTATGACAAGTAGGTGGGTGATAGCATTTATACCCACGATGCCGATCACTATAgcctaaaaaaacacatgacaAGGTTTTTGGATCAAATTTATTGTGCTTGGTGTCCCAAGTATATGGATAATATTTGGAGCCAAAAACACACAAGGACTGATAATCAGGGAAAGTTTCATAAAGAATTGAAAACGTTGATTGTAAATCAATAGTAGTAGTGGGACGgcgattaattaaaaaagtagcaGTGGCAAAGGCTTCAACCCAAAAACGTTTTAGAACACCATTGTGGAAGAGCATCGTCATACCAAGTTCACGAATGATACGGTAACGATGTTCCACATCACCATTTTGTTCAGGGGTATAAGGGCATGAAAATTGGTGAATAAtgcattgattttttaaatgagagGTAAACTGAGTATTAGCAAATTCACCACCCCCATcggtttgaaaaaaattaatttttttattaaatatatgttctacatatttttcaaaaaataaaaaaagctgagaaaaaatcagatttttttcGAAGCGGAATAAACCACATAGATTTAGAAAAAGCATCAACTAGGCATGTATAGTAGTGAAATTTACCAACAGAAATAACAGGGGCAGGTCTCCACAAGTTACaataaactttataaaaaatagcatGAGTTAAACTATAAgaggataaaaaagaaaatttgctCAATTTGCCTAACTGACAACTTTCACAAATAGAATGAGATTTATTGGAGCCAGTAATTTGAATAAGTCCATTTGGATTTTAGGACTTGGATAGCAGAGGCCTGAGGGTGACCCAAACGTTGATGCCACACGTCTTTAGAGGCAGTCTGGAAACGGGTGGAGAAGTGCGCTTTGTAAGGTGTAGATAAGGTGTAAAGATTACCCTTCCGATGTCCGCCCATTAAGACACAGTTGGTCTCTCGTTCTTTAACAACAAAATCAACACCataaaattcacaattataCAGATAATCATTGGTAAGTTGCCCAATAGATAACAAATCTTTTGCAAGTGACGGCACTAAAAGAACATCACATAACTTAATTATAGTGTTACCATTATTTATGTACGTATCACCAATGTGAGCAATAACATGGGAACTGCCGTCCCCAATAATAATATCATCAGTACCAAAATAGTGACGTAAATTTTCAAGCATATCTGGATTACCTGTCATGTAAGCAGACGCTCCAGTGTTGACAATCCATTTATTATCAGGAGAAAAATTTTCCAACGTCATTGCTGCTGGGGCTTGAGGAATATCATCATGCTGGTACGAGTGATTAAATCGGTTCCAGCACTTAAGAGCAACACGACCCTTTTTAACACAGATTTGATAGGTATCTGGTGGGTCACGGGCCTTAGCATCGATGGGCCTATTGTTGGGCTCACGTGTAAAAGAAGAGTATGAAGAGCCCACGGTTTGAGAGCCCACATTTGGAGAGTTTCTAGTAGACTGAGTGGTGGGATGAAACCCATGACCCCGAGAGGAGAACCCTCTCTGttgcaaaccaccaccacctcaaCAGTGATCCCTATTGGGCGGCGCACCTGTCCGATGACCATAGAAAGCGAAAGAATTGTTAGATTCATGGAGAGAGGTGCGGATTTCATACCcgtgaagaagaggaagaatcTCGACGTAAGTGGGCATGGGAGGTTTCAGCATTGAGGTGGTGAAGGGTTTGTAATGAGCACCGAGGCAATTCAACATGGAGAAAACTTTCATCTTGTCTGCAACAGGCCGTTCGATCGAAGCTAAGCTGTCACACAAGCCTTTGAAGGTTCGGAGGTGATTTGCACGAGGCGTCATGAGCTCCTTCTTAAGGTTTGTCAATTGTTGAGTGAGATGAAACTCTCACTCCTAAGAGTCATGGGCGTATGCCACCTTGAGTGCCACCCAAACCTAGTGGGTAGAATCCAAACCCATGACGAGGCCAAGTGCCTCTTCCAAGAGGGTGCCAATAATCCAGCCTCGTAAAAGTCTATCAGACTTGCACCAATGGAGGTAGGGctctatttgtattttgttcaaAGTTGATGATCTATCGAGAGGGATCTCAAATTCTGGAGGGGCAGAGTCTACTTGTAGCAGATGGTGGACTAGATCTTGGCTCTTAGCCAAGGCTAGTATTTGTTCACGCCATAGTGGGTAGTTACTGTTGGAGAGACGCAGTGTCACCAAAATTTCTTACGTTCAAGGCAATAGTAGCCATGGAGGAAGACTCTCTTCACTCATACggtctctgataccataaagacAATGTGCACACAAAGTGTTTGTAAAAAAACCTAAGTAACTGTGAGTATCTAAGAGTTTTCTAGTTGTCTATTTTATAGTAGATTACAATATTACAATATGTATATTGCCATTAGACACATTGATTTATACATGAAAAGTGTAAATGCAGGGATATGAATATTGAACCAAAAAGAGAATTTGGGTAGCTGTTGCATGTGATGGACTTTCCTTTGAGAATTTAGGTAGTTGTTGCATGAGATGATAAGTCTTTTGATTGTGTGGATTCTATAGCTGTTGCATGTGCTTCACTTGGTAACTCCTGTGATTGTGTGGTTTAAGTTGATGATTATTGACTATTgttaatgagtaatgatatgTACACAATACATTGCACAACATATTATacaacaatgttataaaattaaagtatttttctaaaatgatgTAACTTTTacaagatgttttacaaaaatatccctcatttaaaatatagttgtataaagtgttgtgaaaaatgttgtgtataaatcattttccattgtGAATACCCTGTTCATCTAAGGAGCGGCTTGATATAGACACCTTGTCTATCATAAAAGCTactaacaaataacaaaaattgcCCTCTGggtaatttaatttatcaaaaactACTATTAATCATCGTTATTATATCATCCTTTTGATAGGATATCAAATGATTGTCAGATATATGAAGAATAATGGATAGTTTCCTAATCATGTCACGTAAAAGGATCCCAAATGGATTATAGCAAAGGAAAGGGCAAGATACGTTAAAGATAGTAAGCATATGCAAGGCATTCTGCATTCATTGACTGCATGTTGCCTAAAGTTCTATAGAACATAATTGTAGGCATGGTATTACATCGATGCACTCTCTATATAACTTTCACATCATAACTGGAGAACCTCTGAACTAAACTTGAAATGCAGATTGATTTCTGGGTACAAAGAAACTGTCTTCATACTGAagtactaacaaatttaaatgcAGATATCTCACTAAAATAGATTTCTTTCATACGCTAAGCTTGTCCATCTCCCTCCTAAGTGCATTAGCCCTCACCAAGCTCCCAATGGTATTCACAGCCAACTTCAAGTCCTGCAGAGGACTCCCAGGCGCCACTGTCTTGTACAAGTAGCTATCAAAAGTCATCTTCTGCACATATTCATCTGCACACATCTCCACGAAGGCTTCCCTTGCCGGGTTCGACCTGTAGAACACCTTCTGCAACACATCCAGCACCTTGTATGTTGGCCAGTAAGTCTTGTCCCACTTCTCCAAATACTTCCTCAAGTCCCCCTCATCCACCATCCTCTTGCCATTCTCTGACCCTTCAACAATAGCCTCAGCACACATCCTCCCACTCTTTGCAGCAAAATAGATACCTTCACCAGAGCATTTCGTCACGTAGCCAGCTGCATCTCCTACCAAAGCCACTCTTCCTAATAACCTGCGCGGGCGGGGGTGTTCGGGGATTGGGTGTGCCTCAACTCGTATTATCTTACCACCCAAAATCTTGTCCTTGGCTCTGTTCCTTGTTGCAAGTTGGAACTTCTTGATGTCTCCTTTGTGGGTTACAGTGCCGGTGCCAACAGCCACATGATCGCACTTGGGGAAGACCCAACCATAGAAGTCGGGTGAAACATCATCTCCCACATACATCTCGGCAAGGTTCTCATAGTATACCATTTTATCATCAGGGATTTTGATCCTCTCCTGCAGTCAGAGAAACAGAATCTAGAATTCAGTGATGCATTACAACGCAAGTACTTGGAATTTCACGAGGAATAAACCAGCAAAAATTAGCCAAACTTCCCATTTCTAAAACTCCCAACTAAAGCATTACCATGTTAAAAAATTTCGAACGTCTTAACATCCAATAAGTTCTTAGCACACATTCATTTATCTATGACTATGATGCTGCCATTGACCCaaacaaatcaaacaaattttGACATTGGACAACACAAATCCTATATTATTCAGACAGATAAACAAATACTATATTATCCCAAACACATTTACAAATCTTAAATTAacaaactttgtttttttttttttttttttcataacattaGTCATGCATTACCTGAAATGCGATGGCGTAGTCGTAATCACCAGCACCAATGCCCTTGGCGACACGAGAATTAGCCCCATCGGCGCCGATCACCACGTCCACCTCCAACGTCCGCTTCTCCCCAACCCCACCGGCTTTCCCGTCGTACCCTGTGTAATGCAGCACGTACGGAGAAACTCCATCTCTCGGTATGTCCATCTTTAGAAATAACCCATTGATGACCTCGGCGCCGCTCGCCTTGGCCCGGTCCCGAAGGTACGCGTCCAGGACCTCGCGCCGTACCATCCCTATGTACTCGTGGGGTTTCAGGGTCTGCCCGATGTCGACGGCAACATTCGAGGGAGATATCATCTTCATCCGGGTGACCCGGCGGTCAATGATGTCCAATGGGAGGTCGAATTCCCCTACCATGCAAAGCGGTATGGCTCCGCCACAGGGCTTGCAGTTGTCCATCTTACGCTCGATTAGGTATGTCTCCACGCCGCCTTTGGCGAGGGTATCGGCAGCAGCCCCTCCGGCTGGTCCGCCACCGATAACCGCCACCCGGAGGTTTCGATTGGTTAGTTTCGGAGCGGACTTGGAGGCAATGACACGTAGTTTTCTGGGATTTATCGAGCTGGGTTTCGCTTGGGAAGTCAAATGGGGCTTCTCCAAAGAGGCTTGACGGAGGCCAACGAAGGATTTCAGAGCAATGGAAGTCATTTTGGCCGGAGTTGGAGCCGAAACAATGAGAGTGTTGCAGTGAAGAGTTGGGTTTTTGTTGGGAGTGATGGATATGGTTGGTGATATGAGACTGTCTGGGCAGTTGGATGGTGGAAATGGACGGTTGTAAATTGATGAGGATAATAAAAGAGATTTTTTGCTTGATATCTGACTGTCTGGCTGTCTGTTCTTGTTACTGCCACGTCGAGAGAATACTTTGACATTACTTCCTCTGTATACatctttaaaatcatatttttaaaaaattaattttacatattaaaaaattaattttacatattaaaaaaaatttttatattaaattttgtatctttaaactaaataataataatattatttaatttttttcttaaaattattattatttatatattttacaattaacagcatgtgctcaaaaatataaattttatatatttaaatattaccaatttcatatattaaaatgactaattttaatgagaatgagagagaaaaaaatattaaaaataatatttgcagaaTAAATAGTACTTCTTCATacttatgtaaaaatttagagatacataagtcaatttagataaatttaaagatatattatataaatatgaagataaaaattaagataaagaCCCTTACTAGTGCTCTTATTACTTGGGTCCAAGTCATAGCGTTAAGCAGTTATTGTCTTATTGATAGGCGAATGTGACGTAAATCTACCAAGtttgtatattattattgaagaaGTTGAGAGggattaaataaataagttgaatTAGGGTTGACTAATACGGGACACAAGACAATGccgataaaaaataataaataaaatggaataaaatgaaatctatttcttataaaaaaaaaatatgggacaCGAGACAATTCTCAACAAAAATGGATTCCAAAACCAGCTCAAAATCCTAGTAGAaagctctctcttttctctctcttgatCTCTAGTTAGACCAAATATTGTGTagtcctt
It contains:
- the LOC121234365 gene encoding geranylgeranyl diphosphate reductase, chloroplastic, which gives rise to MTSIALKSFVGLRQASLEKPHLTSQAKPSSINPRKLRVIASKSAPKLTNRNLRVAVIGGGPAGGAAADTLAKGGVETYLIERKMDNCKPCGGAIPLCMVGEFDLPLDIIDRRVTRMKMISPSNVAVDIGQTLKPHEYIGMVRREVLDAYLRDRAKASGAEVINGLFLKMDIPRDGVSPYVLHYTGYDGKAGGVGEKRTLEVDVVIGADGANSRVAKGIGAGDYDYAIAFQERIKIPDDKMVYYENLAEMYVGDDVSPDFYGWVFPKCDHVAVGTGTVTHKGDIKKFQLATRNRAKDKILGGKIIRVEAHPIPEHPRPRRLLGRVALVGDAAGYVTKCSGEGIYFAAKSGRMCAEAIVEGSENGKRMVDEGDLRKYLEKWDKTYWPTYKVLDVLQKVFYRSNPAREAFVEMCADEYVQKMTFDSYLYKTVAPGSPLQDLKLAVNTIGSLVRANALRREMDKLSV